One region of Glycine max cultivar Williams 82 chromosome 9, Glycine_max_v4.0, whole genome shotgun sequence genomic DNA includes:
- the LOC100777377 gene encoding uncharacterized protein, with product MKKGFGCKGSIMCLVVALCVAIALVLLGVILALTVFKPRHPITNVDSVRLQNMSLAMDIFSMSVNVNLTLEVDVSVNNPNKLGFNYYNSFAQLNYKGQLIGEAPIPNGDILAEEIKGLNLTLIVMADRLVSNSNVTKDVALGSLPLNTLVRIFCQVNILGFMKFYVASTSSPKIPHFLDFKNLYKGAKLSPFTSI from the coding sequence ATGAAAAAGGGATTTGGCTGCAAAGGAAGCATTATGTGCCTAGTGGTAGCATTATGTGTAGCGATTGCACTTGTATTGTTAGGGGTGATCTTAGCATTGACGGTGTTCAAACCAAGGCACCCCATTACCAATGTGGATTCAGTAAGGCTTCAGAACATGAGCTTGGCCATGGACATATTTAGCATGAGTGTAAATGTGAACTTGACATTAGAAGTGGATGTTTCAGTCAACAACCCTAATAAGCTTGGATTCAATTACTACAATAGCTTTGCCCAACTCAACTATAAAGGGCAGTTGATTGGGGAAGCTCCTATCCCTAATGGAGACATATTAGCTGAGGAGATTAAGGGACTCAACTTGACACTCATTGTTATGGCTGATCGTTTGGTCTCCAATTCTAATGTCACCAAGGATGTTGCATTGGGTTCATTGCCCCTCAACACCTTAGTGAGAATTTTTTGCCAAGTCAACATCTTAGGGTTTATGAAATTCTATGTGGCTTCCACCTCATCACCAAAAATTCCCCATTTCCTCGACTTCAAGAATTTGTACAAAGGAGCAAAGTTGTCCCCATTCACTTCAATTTAg